Genomic DNA from bacterium:
TTTTAACCTGTTGTAAAGTTGCTCGGCCAGACCCGCCGGATATTCTCCGCTGACGTCCGCTGCCAGAGCTTCGTGGTTTTCTTTTTCCCAGAATCCCGAGGCCTGCCAGAAACCGTCTTCCATCCGCGCAAACACTCCCAGCGGCAGACTGCATCCGCCGCCGAACATCCGCTGCACGTCGCGTTCAATCGTCGTGGCAATCTCGGTCATCTTCTCGTTCAGCGCCTTGTGCACGGCGGGCAAATGCGCATCGTTCACGCGCATCTGAATCGCCAGTGCGCCCTGTCCCGGTGACGGCACAAACCGTCCCGGATCCAGCCGGCACACCACAAACTTGGTAAGGTCGAGGCCGAGTCTGCGCACGCCCGCCGACGCCAGGAAAATCGCGTCGTATTGCCCATTCTCGAGTTTCAAAACGCGCGTCGGCACATTGCCGCGCAAATCCTTGTTGGAAACATCGGGACGCAGCGCGCGCAATTGCGCTGCGCGCCGCACTGCGCTGGTGCCCACCACCGCGTCTGTACGCAGCGGAATCTCTCCCGCGTGTTCATCGTATGCGTCGCGGCGCATAATCAGCAGATCCGCCGGATCTTCGCGCTCCGTCACCGCCGCCACCGCCAGCCCGTCCGGCGCTTTCGACGGCATATCCTTAAAGGAGTGCACCGCCACGTCCACCGCACGGCTTAAGAGCGCTTCTTCGATCTCCTTGGTGAAATAGCCACGGCCTTCCAGTTCCCGCAAGGGCCGGTCGGTCACGCGGTCGCCCTGCGTGGAAATAATCCGCACTTCCGGCGTGATCCCCAGCTTCTCTTTGATCTGTCCGGCAACCCAATTGGCCTGAAATCTGGCCAGGTCGCTGCCGCGCGTTCCGATAACCATGTTCTGCATCCCTTTGTCAACTTGGACTAAAGTATACGCAAGTCAATAGACTCGATTGTCATGAAATTGTGAAGCGCTGCCCACCAAGAGGTTATATAATATGATATGCCTTGTCAACATCTAAATTCATGCCGCATTTAGGCTTTGATCCGATAACAGAAATAGACATCAATCGGTGCAATTAGCTCTCAACAGCCGCAATCCCCCAGCATCCCTATCCGGTGCCTCTGTCCGGCCACCCAACACCCGCCCAAGAATGACCGCCGCACAACCCGCCCGCAACCCCGCCCCCAATGATTTGTCATTCTGGACCCCGCAGGGTGTCCAGAATCCCCAACCTCATCGGCCCTGAGGCGCTTGCCGAGTCGGGTTGAGCCGAATCACAAACTAACCTGCACCGAGCCCACAACCCGACCGACACCCACCCCCATCGGCACGTCTTCTTCTCCCTTTCCCTACTTTAGTGGGGAAAGGGCCGGGGATAGGGGTGGCTTTTTACCCTTTTGGCATTTAGCCTTGACTTTCTCTTCCCCCCGCCTATATTACCAGCATCCCCATCTGCTGAACCGTCTGCCCACAAGCCGAGGTCCCCATGTTTCAGCGCACACATCACCACTCCCATCACCTCCGAGCCTCGCGACCCTTCCTGCCGCTGGCTCTTTTTGTTGTCTTGCTGTTGCTGATGGTCAGCACGGCCTTTGCGCAGGAATGGCAGTCTTTTCAATTGACACATTTTCTACCGACAGGTGAGGTTCGCCAGTGTGGCTCCGTCGCCGATTCTCTGGGGAACCTACATCACTATGTCATCGGTTGCTTTGGGAACAACGGCGAATATTGTCCTCTGTATTATCTGCGCACCGATTTCTACGGCCACATTCTGACGGACACGGTGCGGGTGAACAGCTTTGCCGGACCGGGTGCCTTTCCGATTTACACCAGTGTGCTGGGGGACGGCGCGCACTCATGGTGCGTGTTCGGTGATTGGATCTACGCTCATGCCCCCAATAGGGCTTTGTATTTGACCGAGCGGGGCACGCAAGGGGAGGAGATTCTTCCTCCGGCAATGCTTGGACCCGACGGCGGCTATGCAGGCGTACCCAGTTGGGACATGGATGCGGCCCTGCGGATGCAGGACAGCACGATCCACGTGGTCGGCAATGTGCTTCCATTCTACTACTATCGCTTCACCACCGATGCGGAAACCCTGCAATGGCATCGTCCGATAGACGGCCGTACACTGGGAGTAGACCCCAAAGTTGCCGTCGGCCCCGACGGCGCGATGTGGGCGGCGATGCGCAACGGGTATAGCAGCGTCTCCACGGAAATTCTGCTGGTACGGTTCGGCGAGGACACCTCCCAGACCGTGTTTCACCCCTTCGCGGGTACCGTTAACCACTGGGGCATGGGCGGCATGTCAATTGATAGCCATTACAATTTTCACTTCCTGGTGGCATGTGACACGGCAACTCTGGCCTATGCGCGCTTGGACTCGAATCTCGTGCTTCAGGAGTGGCGCACGTTGGAGCACACTTCCGGTAACTATCCGATCCTGAAAGCGGATTCGGCAGGAAATTGCCTCATGGTGTGGGATCGAGACCCGGGACTGTATTGGGCATACATAAACGCTGATGGCTCGTGGAGACAAGAGCCCACATGCATTGACCCAAACCTCGGCGGATCTAGCTTCTCCATAGTTCATATGGACAGCAATCGTTTCGCCTTTACGTTTCAGGGTGCCGAACGAGGCGAAGCCTTCATGCAACTCCGCCTCTACACCTACGGCTTCCCACCCTACAACGCCACACCTGAACCCCATGCCACCGCACGCACCGCAACGTCTCTTTCCATTTCTCCCAACCCCTTTAACAGCACCACCCGCATTTCCTTTTCGCTTTCCCATGCCGCCGAGGTGCGCCTGTGCGTTTTTGACCTCACCGGGCGTCTCGTCACCACCCTTGCCGAACATCGCTTTGATGCCGGAGAGCATGCTGTCACCTTCGATGGCAAGTCTTTGGCTTCCGGTGTCTACTTTGTCCGTGCCCAGACCGCTGGCACCTCTACCATCCGCAAACTGGTGCTGTTGAAATAGGTCCCGGTAGATGCGCGATTCATCGCGCGGTTTTGTCTTCCCGAGGCTCAGCCTCCCGCCCACACCATTTCCCCCCAAATCTCACATCCTCTCCCATCCGCAAAATCAACAATTCCGCCCATCCCGATCCGGATCCAAGACCCCATGTCTGCGGGAATTGCGCATTAGTTCAAATATCTCTTGTAAACCCCTACCACCCCGGTGTATATTAGGGCGAGCGGACAGAACCCTGCTTCTGCCCCCCCCCCACACCCACTCGGCACCACGCTCCCGCGTGGTGCGGGTACGAAATCCAGCACGCGGGAGGGTGCTGGCTAGTGGGCGTGGGAGCAGAAAAGCGCCCCGCATCCTCCTGCCGTAGCCGGGCATGCGAACTCCCCAGACGCATGCCGCGGCGACGCATAGGTCCGCCGAGACGCACAACTCTTCTGCTCCCCTTTCCCTATTTCATGGGGAAAGGTCCCGGACCTCGACGAAGGCGGGGGCCGGGGGATAGAGGTCTGCCACGCTACCAAGAACAAAATGCTTAGGAAATCACCCTGTTTTCCCCCACTTTTTCACCCTTCCATCCTTTCAGATTTTCAGCATTTTCCTAAGGTAACGGGGTTCGTTTGGTACAAAAACATTTTCCTGTTAAGACAATCCCTAAATACAAAAGCGAGCCGCAGTTGACTCGCTTTTGAAAGGCCTTTCACTGGCAAAAACGCTACACTTCTTCCTTCCGCAGTTCTCGTTTGAAGCGTTCTTCGAAGGTGGTATACAGCGCCGGCACAAAGAACAGCGTCAGCACCGTGGATACGCTCAAGCCGCCAATCACCGCAATCGCCAACGGCTGTTGGTTGGCTTCACCGCCTAAGGCCAAGGCCATCGGCAGCAAGCCGAACACCGTAGCAAGCGACGTCATCAGAATCGGTTTCAACCGTGTGCGGCCTGCCTGAGTGACCGCGTCGCGCAGAGCAATATCCGGATTGCGTAATCGCAGATGGTTGGTATAGTCCACCAGCAGAATGCCGTTGGAGACCACAATGCCCACCATCACGATGATCCCCTGAAAAGATGTGACCGAGAGCGTCGTGTGTGTCAGGAACAACATCCACAGCACTCCCACAAGTCCCAGCGGCACGGTGAACATGATAATGAATGGGTCGATCAGCGACTGGAATTGTGAGGCCATCACCACATACACCAGCAGAATCGCCAGCGCGAAGGCCATCGTCAGCGCCTTGAAGGTGCTCTTCTGCTGCTCTACATTCCCGGTCTGCACCACTTGAAATCCCGGCGGCAGATCCAGCTTGTCAATCTTTGCCTGAATGTCTTTCGCCACGCTTCCCAAGTCGCGCCCCGACACATTGGCGGTCACTTCCACCAGCCGCTGCTGATACTTGCGGTCGATCTGCACCGGCGACGACGCCAACTCTACAACGGCCACATTTCCCAGCCGCACGGGCTGCCCGCTGGTCGTGCTGAGCACGATGTTCTCCAGATCCGCGACGTGCGAGCGGAAATCTTCACCGAAGCGCACCAGAATATTATATTGATTACCCGTTACCGGATCCGTGTAAAGCGATGCCACCGCGCCCGCAATGCTGGTGTTGACCGTGTTGGCGATTTGCGAGGCATTAATGCCCAGAATGCCCGCCTTGTCGCGGTCGATCCGCACGCGCAGTTCCGGAAGATTGTCCTCACGGGAAATCTGCACGTCCGTCGCGCCGGGCACCGATCGCACAAGGTCCTGAATCTGCTTTGCCAGCCGCGAGCCTGTGGCCAGATCGAAGCCGCGGACTTCGACGTCAATCGGGGCACTCGACCCGAAGTTCATCAGGAATTTGAGAAATCCGCCCGTTGCAATGTAAATGCTTGCACCGGGAATGGTGCTGATCTTGGGACGTACGACATTGACGATCTGCCACACCGAACGCTTGCGCTTGTTTTCGGGAATCAGCCCCACGCGGATGTTCGCGGCATGGGTTCCGGAATTGCGGCTGAAGAGACTGCCGCTCCGCGCCTGCGGCACGCCAATGTCCGAAATGACCGATTGCACTTCCGGGATATTGTCCTGCAAAATCTTCTCGATCTGCTGCACGGTTTGAATGGTCACATCCGACCGCGTGCCGACCGGAAGCTTGACCGTAACCGTAAACTGGCCCTCATCCTGCTCGGGGAAGAACTCGGTTCCGATGAACGGCGCCAGTCCGAACGAGAGCGCTCCCAGAATCGCGACCGCCAGAATGACGAATCCCTTATGCCGCAGCACGCCCTGGAGCTGACGCTCATAGAACGAGTCGATCCCTTCCAGAGCATCATGCGCTCGGACTCGAATCCGGTCGGAAAGACGCCGCGACTCCCGGTTCAACTCCTTCTCGGGCCGGAGAAATTGCAGGCACATGAGGGGCGTCACGGTTCGTGAGACAAAGAACGATCCGAACAACGCCACGGCAATCGTCATCGTGAGCGGCACAAACAACATTTTGGCGATGCCGGTCAGGAAGACAATCGGCAGAAAGACGATCACCGTCGTCAGCGTCGAGACAAAGATCGGCGAAGCCACTTCCTGCGCGGCTCCCAGCGTCGCCTGCAATCGCGTCTCGTTGGGACGGCGCAGATTGTAGTGCCGGGTGATCG
This window encodes:
- the hemC gene encoding hydroxymethylbilane synthase; the protein is MVIGTRGSDLARFQANWVAGQIKEKLGITPEVRIISTQGDRVTDRPLRELEGRGYFTKEIEEALLSRAVDVAVHSFKDMPSKAPDGLAVAAVTEREDPADLLIMRRDAYDEHAGEIPLRTDAVVGTSAVRRAAQLRALRPDVSNKDLRGNVPTRVLKLENGQYDAIFLASAGVRRLGLDLTKFVVCRLDPGRFVPSPGQGALAIQMRVNDAHLPAVHKALNEKMTEIATTIERDVQRMFGGGCSLPLGVFARMEDGFWQASGFWEKENHEALAADVSGEYPAGLAEQLYNRLK
- a CDS encoding efflux RND transporter permease subunit, coding for MWLTRLALRYPITTFLLACTIMVLGLVSFTQLRIDLLPDITIPVVSVITFYTGAGPLDMEQTVTTFIERGVSSTNNVTYVQSSTKEGISQVRINFDWGANLDVALVDVIQRVNRIFNQLPAGVSTPIALRFDITSVPVCVIAVSGGGMDERDLYDLAFNTIEPQIEHLSGVASASVTGGRIREIHITLDRDRLEALQLPVADVLTAVANANVTIPSGDLKTGPFDYSLKTESRFNVVAPMSEIIIKNVNNVPIRIKDVARVEDSYQEQTELIRINGTPGLTLSVQKLANANTVNVVDNVMKALPHLADVPQQVKMTISFDQSQYIRQTISGLQREAMMGAALAIILILLFLRNIRATTIILVAIPLSILVTFIFFRFSNVTLNIMTFGGLALAVGRLVDDSIVELEAITRHYNLRRPNETRLQATLGAAQEVASPIFVSTLTTVIVFLPIVFLTGIAKMLFVPLTMTIAVALFGSFFVSRTVTPLMCLQFLRPEKELNRESRRLSDRIRVRAHDALEGIDSFYERQLQGVLRHKGFVILAVAILGALSFGLAPFIGTEFFPEQDEGQFTVTVKLPVGTRSDVTIQTVQQIEKILQDNIPEVQSVISDIGVPQARSGSLFSRNSGTHAANIRVGLIPENKRKRSVWQIVNVVRPKISTIPGASIYIATGGFLKFLMNFGSSAPIDVEVRGFDLATGSRLAKQIQDLVRSVPGATDVQISREDNLPELRVRIDRDKAGILGINASQIANTVNTSIAGAVASLYTDPVTGNQYNILVRFGEDFRSHVADLENIVLSTTSGQPVRLGNVAVVELASSPVQIDRKYQQRLVEVTANVSGRDLGSVAKDIQAKIDKLDLPPGFQVVQTGNVEQQKSTFKALTMAFALAILLVYVVMASQFQSLIDPFIIMFTVPLGLVGVLWMLFLTHTTLSVTSFQGIIVMVGIVVSNGILLVDYTNHLRLRNPDIALRDAVTQAGRTRLKPILMTSLATVFGLLPMALALGGEANQQPLAIAVIGGLSVSTVLTLFFVPALYTTFEERFKRELRKEEV
- a CDS encoding T9SS type A sorting domain-containing protein, with the protein product MFQRTHHHSHHLRASRPFLPLALFVVLLLLMVSTAFAQEWQSFQLTHFLPTGEVRQCGSVADSLGNLHHYVIGCFGNNGEYCPLYYLRTDFYGHILTDTVRVNSFAGPGAFPIYTSVLGDGAHSWCVFGDWIYAHAPNRALYLTERGTQGEEILPPAMLGPDGGYAGVPSWDMDAALRMQDSTIHVVGNVLPFYYYRFTTDAETLQWHRPIDGRTLGVDPKVAVGPDGAMWAAMRNGYSSVSTEILLVRFGEDTSQTVFHPFAGTVNHWGMGGMSIDSHYNFHFLVACDTATLAYARLDSNLVLQEWRTLEHTSGNYPILKADSAGNCLMVWDRDPGLYWAYINADGSWRQEPTCIDPNLGGSSFSIVHMDSNRFAFTFQGAERGEAFMQLRLYTYGFPPYNATPEPHATARTATSLSISPNPFNSTTRISFSLSHAAEVRLCVFDLTGRLVTTLAEHRFDAGEHAVTFDGKSLASGVYFVRAQTAGTSTIRKLVLLK